In Phoenix dactylifera cultivar Barhee BC4 chromosome 1, palm_55x_up_171113_PBpolish2nd_filt_p, whole genome shotgun sequence, the genomic stretch tcaagaagggctcgctgtatcctgaagtttcctatgatacaagatatggtaggacaaccaggatctttatatttaggtggggtgttgtgtttgagaatagcactcacctgttcagttagaaaagctttcttttgtacataaagctttcgctttatggtgcaaagatcttttaaaaatttggcataagatgggatctccttaatggcatctaataaaggaatgttaatctttacttgtttaaagatttccagaatttcttggtcaggtattccctttttagctgcaagcaagcgctgaggaaatagagcaactatcttgtgatggggtattggatcatcttgttcattatcatcttcatccttcttttcaatagatttttcaggtttgtcatcttttatcagaatttctttgttaattatttttccgctacgaagggttgtgacagacttaacttgttcaaatttaAGTTGAgatgaacttgcttcatggacctcatgttgaccctttgggttagattgaggttgggatggaaatgtcccttttttcctaacattgagttgagcctcaattctacctacagaatttttaagtttttggagtgattgcattgtattctgatttatttgagtctgcccttgcatgaaagtttgcaaagtatcttcaagggatttcctatgtggtggcacataaggagtaggaacagaatttccttgagattcattggcagtgggtccatgtctccaactaaagttaggatggtttcgccaattaggattatatgtttctggaaatggtcttttataagtattggtgaaatttgcttgatcatgcaacactttttgaaaagcagggattgtaggacaatccttggtcacatgtgcattactctcgcaaattccacatatactttcaacaatagtgtgtgcttttcctatattggccttgcttaattccatggcttcaaccttcctagtcagattagcaatttttacattgacatcattatcatctttaataagatatattcctccttttgcattaggtgctattttagattttttatttttatctgttgtatcccaagcttgtgcattttctgctaaaagatcaaaataatcccaggcttcatttggttccttactcatgaattcaccgttacacatcatttctacaaattgtctcatattggaggacaaaccatcataaaagaaactaatgaccctccaaatttcatatccatgatgtgggcaagcaagcagaaggtccttaaatcttttccaacactgaaaaaatgtttctccatctttttgtgcaaagttcatgatatttcttctaagtgtgtttgttttatgtgttgggaagaatttctttaaaaattctcttgtcatttcttgccaggtagctatggtcctaggccttaaggagtgtaaccatgacttagttttttcctttaaagaaaaaggaaataacttaagcttaactacttcttcagtgacatcattgaaatgaagtgttgaacatacttcatcaaattcttttagATGCAAATAGGGACTTTCAGAATCAAGTCCGTGAAACTTTGGGAGTAATTGGATGATTCCTGGTTTCATATCAAAAGCTCCCGCAGCAGTAGGAATAACCATACAGGATGGGGTACTGGTCCTagtgggttgtagataatcacgaagcgttctaataggtaagtcatcttgaaattcattgtctacctgattactaccattatcttccatttgattatttgaattttgaacaattaaatttttatctcttggttcaactcgaaataatctattcgttttatctctctcccacaacagcatatactgaaattttattattttttttattttttattattatttatttattttattttattttttgggttaGTACAAGTACCACCTAAAGAGATCTAAACAAACaccctaataataataataataattaaaattaaacatgcattaaaacatcatccaacaatttctaatgtttttctaaaaattctagacagctcctaactgggttGAAGAGAAcacttaagcctccaatccggtctaataaccttagtcgaccaggtaagctcccaggtaagtggaggggtcatgaTGCGTGTAGCAAAAATCCCACTTAAAAtccactttcctcgaacagaaactgtctcccttcaatcacttagagggacaaagcttgcctagacatcgaccgggccatagagcgaaattggtgcaactttcagtggtcttcgtcctattgagctcaaatatccttaggggccaatgtctagttgattttaattaggcttaggatatttatgcactgggatgatttttgggctaaggacgagtgatgaaatcccgacttTATctttaatgggttcagcccttagattattttatgcaaatgctttatactatatgcaacaatcaagaagatttttaacattttatgtcatgacattaaattgcatttgaatagttgatcaagcaaactagcaaaaaaaatttttaatttttttattattattattattttaattaataatttttttaaataatttttttttaaacaagagtaaaattctaatctaggaaaaatagaactagtatgaacaaaacaggaaaattaatttaaatactcacggCCGGAGTTCATTCACTCCGGAAATCCAAAAATTTGATCTTGATCTTCCTCGTTACTGGTCTCGCTTTGTGTCGCTCTTGAATctgaaaagatttgaaatttcagccgtgttaaaaataaagaaagattgaagaactagaaattaaagattgaaatttgcagccttgttctcgttcgcacgttgcaaatccccggcaacggcgccaaaaacttgctacgactttaatcttgctcttttaaaaaggaaaattaaatgtagaataccccaagtatagggtgtagcaaagtaatattctcggtgagtccgagatcgaatccacagggatttgacagtgaacaaaaactaaaggctaaataatattcagattgacaaaaatataactaaggcattaggattcagcctagcacttaatcatgcatttcttaaaatcatcaattaatcataataaaatagatttagttttatgggcagcattacagtaattctattttaaactacagggatttctaagcatctgttatacccgggggaaataacaaatcaaagaaaatatataagtttgaaataatttctatcaatccactgcaccataaatcaaatcaaaaacattaaaatctaattgatgattaaatgaaatacatgaagaaaatgctaggcttttctcTGGCCTTAGCTAAAAAaagatttagctatccatatgagatgcaagcaattttataaaagggatcagcatagaataaataaaataaaacataaatccctttttttttccttcctttcttctcttaagaaaatagagtgctctgttttctttcttttctttttcttttctcctcccgatgcttctcctccttctctcgCCCGGCTGAGAAGACGGATCGGAAGAGGAGTTGAGATGTTTTGCTTGCTGGTTCCcttggcctcttcctccttcatCGCACGGCCGGCtatcctcttctcctttctccctCGGCTGAGAAAAATCGGAAGAAGGCCTGCGGTTGTTTGGGAGACCTCTGGTTTCCTTCTTCCATCCCTTGATCCGTGTCCTCCTCCTGCCTCCACCAGATGATCCCCCTGGTAGCCCCTTCCCGGTTCCTTTTATAGACACTTTCAGCATGTTTGAAGGAGGAGAAGCGATCGGAGAAGCTGAAACGCTGCTGGGAGTAGATGAGACGCGGATTAGATGAAGTCGAATCGCTTGGGACTCTTCGGCTGCTGGGATGCTTCCACTGTTGCTTGGAATGATCCGGTTGGGAGACAAGAAGCCATGCGGCTGTTTGATGCCACAACGCTTGAGATGCCATGGACGGACGTTGGGATGCGGCTGGGAAGCGTGGAAGAAGATGACTGTTGgggtgttgagaagactcctcaCCAGAtggcttcctcctcttccatcGGCTGGAATTTACTCAGGATGAGACGCGGCTTAGATGACGAACGTTGGGAAGCTGAGGAGACGGAATTTTGAAACACGGTTGAATTAAAGAGCCGGTTTGGGAGTTTGGGTTTGTTCCTAAACAGATGAGATGGGATATTGATCCTGTTGCATGTTCTGGGAGGTTACGGATAGTTGAAAAGTTGGGAAATTTCAAAGCCCCCATGCTGCGGATGTTAggaaatttgttgagctcgagcTGCCGGGGCATTGGGCTGAAACCTGCGTTATTGaatctcttggattacttgcactcaaacacaaataaaacattaattaattaattttattaataaagattagctataatactaattaaaatggtatgaagattgtacttttgtgctctcatcagccgGCTCCAAACTACCTTTCAAAGAAACAAGGCCACCAGCAGTTGGAGACTGAATCTTTAGATCCAACCACAATCCAGCCTCGAGTGCTGCTCACTCTGAAGGGAGTGATAGATGTCTCCCACACGGACTCTGGAATTATCAGACGAACTCCAAACCCTGACATCTGGACACATGTGCCCTGGAACCGGCAGCAATCTGACACTTTCCACAATTTGCTCCCCAAACAAGTCGCCAATCCGGCCAGGATCCCACCTTGTCCCCTCCGGTCGAAGGAGATCACAAATCCGAAGCCCGCTCGCTGCCTCAACATTAACCATAGTCGGCCAGAGCCTCACCGAGAGAGCGTCCACCCAGGGGTCCTCTACTCCATCTATACTACACCTAGAAGTAgtaaaatatgacccgacccattAATCCGACCCATGTTTGACCCGCCATAAACATGTTTGGGTTTGGCTTAAACAAGTTCGAATCGTAAACAgattgacccgtttaacctatttattaattggatcggatacatattttagatgtctgactcatttaacccgtttaacccatttaatatATAGGTCGGGTTGGATCAGATAACCGTTTATCGAGTGATTAGGATTAGGATTTTTCATCAGATAGTGGAGGTCATTGAGTCTGGTGAGATTTATTCATCTGTGATGGTTAGGGACACCTGGAACTTTCATCTCGCTACTATAGCACTCAGGTTTGTTCTTATttcttgggagcccccaccctttGGCCATTTAAAGGTAAATTTTGATGGGAGTGTGCCCGCCGTTGGTGATTGGGTGGGAGCGACTTTTGTGATCAAAGACCATTGTGCTAGGCTGGTTGCAGCGGAGGGATGTCGTTCCTCCGACGACTTGGCTTTTGGGGCAGAGCTTAGAGCAGCATGGGAGGGACTTTCCAATGCGAGACATATGCTGCAGGCTGGATGCATCATTTTGGAGGAGGACTCTGCCTCGCTGATCGCGTGTCTTCGAGAGGAGGGGCAGGAGAAGGTGCGACACGCGACGGATGTTACGGAAGTGCCGAGCTATCCAGGTCAGGCATGTCATCCGAGAGGCGAACTAAGCTACTGACTGGATTGCCTCGTTTGCTGCTCACCATTTAAGAGAGTTTCTTTGGACTCAGcagttctcatttttttttgctttgtgtAGATTTTTTGCTTCTGATGTAGCAGGTTATGCTCATGTTAGAGCAGTATGAGCTGCCAAtgcataaagaagaagaagaagaagatgatgatgatgatgatcgcGTGGtgcagaaaaagaagaagatgatgatgatgatcgcGTGGTGAAGTTAATTTGCATCTTGACGACATGGTGGACTGATCGCGGAAGGGTAAAGGTTCCTCGAGTCAATGCAGAGGGACTGAGGGAGTACAAGACCTAGGGAGGCTAATCGAAGTCAAGTCAGGTGAGCCTGACATTGTTGCCTGGGGAGCACTGATCAGAGGGTGCGGATTGCACTAGAGTCTGAAGCACGGTTCTGCTGCTGAATCGATTCAAGGATTGGAGAAGGATCACCCAACGATCAACTCGACAATGTTGAGGATTTATGGTGATAGGGGGAATTGGAAGAGACTGGTTGAGCTGAAAGAGATGATGGAAAGGGTGGGCGTTCGTAGAAAGCAGCAGGGGATCAACAACCATTAAATTTATTtggaagagtcaaaagaaagaaaagaaaagaagaaaaaaaaaagaaaacaaagaaagaaaaagaaaggaaagaaaagaagaaaaaaaaaaaggtataaaCAACCATTACATTTGTTTGGAAGAGTCAAAAGAGCATCTCATtgcacaaaaagaagaaaagtaaaTCACCTAGGGCTCTTCGGTGAGAGAGCTAAACATAACCTAAGACCATAATAGCTCTTCTTAGAAATTCAACTCGATAATAGTGAACCAACCGGCATGTTAATGATATGAACTATGCAAACTATGGAAGATGGTTAAAGAATAATTCTTGCATCATTAAGTAATAAgggcaaaaaaaaaggaaaaaaaagagagaagaaaatgaaaagaaaggaGATACCACCATCATTCATCCATAGAAACTACAAAATCCCTATTAAAGGGCTGCTTTCTGAGTAGATCACACCAGTTCTATACATTGATGTCTGCAACCATAATCCGCATGTTTGCTAGAAAACACTACAGGGAAATGCTACAGAACAATCACCTGCACTGCCCAAACCAATTGGAAGTCAGACTAGGTGACCAATCCGCATGGCGATAAAGAGAACTCGTGACCCAATACAAACAAAAATAACTATAACACTTATTAAGCTTTTGTGACAGCAAGAATGATCCAATCATACTAATTTGCAATTCTCCaagtaaactaaacacaaaacATCAATCTAATGTTTACACTTGCAAACAGCATTCATCAACTCCGCTACTATAGCTGTTTCGGAGTCAGATCAAAAACCCTGACCCTCCTATTGGGTGAATTGATAGACCCTTGAATTCatacaacaaaataaaaacaaaaaaagaaaaaaaaaaggaaagcctAGTACGGTAACAGGATATTTCAACCAAATTTGAAGCCACCAGAAGGAGCAGAGGGCTGGTTGGCTCCGAATTCAAATGTCGCGCCCTCACCAGTACCCTGCACGACCTGTccttcatcatcttcctcaatCCAGTATCTCTCCAAGATCTTTATGGTCTTCTCATAGATCTCATTGTTGTCATGGCCCTGCAGATTCTCAATTTTATCTAGTCCCTCGCATTCATCTATCATCTGGGCATAAGGGTTTATGTCACCAGTTCTACCCAAGTCTTTCTCAGCCTCGCCCACCTTCAGAATGTTCTCAAGGCCCTCAAGACACACAGTCACAATTCGTGGGTCCGGGCATACCAGAAGATCACACAGTGGCTTAATGCATCCTTGGCTCGCCAAAAAGCTGCAAAAtgagaagaaacaaaaaaacaggatatttatcaatttattgACAAGGGAATAATCTGTCGGATTTACAATGTTGCTCAGAAatccaaaaagaagaaaggaggttCTGACTTCAGAGTGATTATGTTGATGACATATGGACAGAACTATTAGCTAGTCATCTAACGACAATGATCCTACCTACATATCTGTTTCCAGTGCCTAAATATCAAAAAACGGTATGAACAATGTGTATAGGTCCTTATATGGAAGTAGACTTAAATATAGGGCATTGGCTTTTCTTTATTTGACAACAAATTTGACAacttctgtgattttaaaaggaagcattcttctttttaatatcaTACCCTCCCAAAATTTGTTTTGCCATTGAACTGCCATAAATCATGCATAGACCATGATAAATTTTGTACACGACATAATATTTTTACAGCgttgtaaaaaaataaatatagtattGTGAAATGCCGAAGAATATGGACTTATAACTACAATGTTCTATAATTATAAGATGTTTACTTCTTCACATGTAAAGTACACAATCAAGAGATGACAAACACTGAAGACAAAAAAATATTCATGTGCTTTCAAATCATATTAAGAGCTTTCAATATCACATTAAAAGTTAGCCTAATTAGTGATATGTATCATAGCAAGCAACACCATTCATCCACTTAACAATGTTCACAGGCCTGAATATTCATTTGCTTAAATTTTACATTTGAAGTTATTTTCTGTGGGGCttcctcttttatttttcattacgTCAATGAATTGGGGGTGCTTTCCCCTCTCTTATGCAAGAGAGGTATCTTCCTTGGTGGAATATTATAATCACAAACAACAAACTTCATTTGCTTAATCATGTTTTGAAAAATATCTCAAGGCAGCTGGTGAGAGTTTGACTTTAAATGAGCTTATCAAGATATAATACACAATCAGCCAAATAGATATATTTGCACATATGCTATGCTTACGTCAATCTGTACATAGGCAGAGCCGGTGAGAGTTCGACTTCAAATGAGCTAATTTTTTACCGTACAAAAAGATAATTTAAGAAAATAGATATATTCGTTAACAAGATAATAATGacttgaaaataagtttaaaagGTCAATGGaactttaaaataatttaaaatcactAAAGAATCTTGACAACCTACAGATCATTTTCCCTAGAAATATATACTAGGTATTAAGGATGGATACGTCATTGCTCAATTTTCATGTCAACAGCAACCAAACAGCCAGAAAAGGAAGACCAAATGACTGGTAATTGAACTGGTAGGAGATCCGCTCTGAAAAAAAGATGCCAAGGACAACAGTCACAGCATTTCAAATCAGCAATTTATTAGCATATGTAACTGGTTGAGATATTATGCCAGGTTACTTAATTGCTCAAAATAAGTAAAAGCACTAGTAAGTTTACATGAAAAACAAAACATACTGGATCTGCTCATTGGAACCCCCTGATGTAGCATTTGATATAGCCCATGCTGCCTCTTTCTTAATGTCAAATTCAGCATGTTGCAGCAGCTGTACTAGAGGATTAATGATGTTTGCATCTATAACAGCCTGTAGCATGGCATGGATCAGAAAAGGTACTAAAATCAGGCTTCCTTCAAAAATAATTCAATACCACTTTGTGGTTTCTTTGTCTgaggaagaaaaaacaaaaaaataaaacaaagcaaaggaataaattaaaaaaaaaaatgaaagaaatctCATTGCATCAATGAGCAAGCATTTGATATTAAGTCATGGTGTATCAGTTACAAAAGACATGCTGCAAATGTATCTCTAGCAGGCATGTACTTTACCTGGATCTGGGCTTTACTCCCAGCGGTGATGTTTGAAATGGTCCAGCATGCCTCTTTCTTGATGctttttttatgattttgtgTGAGAAGTTGAAAAAGACAACGAAGCGCTTGGTTTTCAATTACAACCTGCAACATGCCTCACTAATAAGTATGAATCTTTAATGCGCAGATTACACCTAAAGAAACAATTTAGCACCCAGCAAATAtggctaaaagaacttttttgtgcATACATGCTAACCTTTGTGGTCGTCTTTAACAATAAAAACACTAAGGCGATCTTCATACACTCAATATGCTGTCCAAGGACAGCATACTAGAGTACTGAACCTAACACTAACGATTAACTAGCCTTTCTAGTGATACAGTCATTCGAGAAgtccaaatttcaaaaaaaatagaactgCTCTATAAGATTTCAACTATCTGCTTATCAGGACATCAGATATTCTCCGGTCATTAATCCTAATAATATCTTATTTCAGTGTTCCAGCTCACCGTTATCCTCTTTTCCAAAACCATGCTGGCCACCAGCACTCTTTACAGGTACATGCAAAATACCAGGATCCAGAGCATCCATACTCCCCATTGTCACAGAAAAAGCACCACCTTGCCGCATATGAATGGACACTGGCTTCAAGATTTACACATGCAATCATGCAGAAATATCTGATATCTTGAGAATGATATCTCCCTAATAATGCCAGGGTAATAAACAGATTCAAATCATTTACTCGTCAATAGGATCAGTGGTGCCGACCAgatgagccgagccgagccaagTATCAGGCTGCTTAGCTCAGCTCAGTACATCAGAACAGCTGCTCAAACTCAGCTCGAGCTCCAGCCGAGCTTCACATCAAGTACTCAAGCTTGGCTCGGCTACACTCGGAGCTGGATTTCAGTCAATCAAGGCTGAGCTTTTCCACGGAATCTGAACAAAGCCTATGTTCAAGCTAAGCTCATTTATGAAGCCGAACCCTAAAAAACTGTTTGAGCTTGGCTCGTTTTTAGCTGAGCTAAGCTCAAGCGAGTAGTTAGCGAGCCAAGCCTGAGCTGCCCATGAGAAGAATTGCAGCCCCAGGTTGACAtagataagttatcttattcaTTGATTCTTATACATTCATATGCACATGAAGTCTAGTTAAAGAGATATTCTGCAGGATGCTAAAAATTGCCTCCTAGTTGGCATCCCAATATAAGACAAACCTGAGTCTGAGCATCATCTCCAGTGACAATATTTCCCACTGTCCTAAGAGCAGGTATAAGAACTGTCGGAGATGGATGACTGAAGGAAAAAATTGCTTGTCAGTTATGGTAAAAACAATACACAAAGCAACAAACAAAAACAAAGAAGTGAAGGATTAATTCTCACagcagaaaacaaaaaaaaaaaggaagtgaAGGTTTAATTCTTACAGCAGAAGCTCAATGAGCCTTGGGCAGACACCAGCCTCTATCACAGCTTGAATTTTATCATTAGTTCCATCAGAAAGATAAGATAGTGCCCAGCAAGCATCTGTTAGGACTTCTTCATCTGTTGAGTGAATAAGTTGCCGAAGAACAGGGAGTGCAACCTTTGTCTGATATGACCAATCAGACAGGCCATTAGCAgagttgcattaaaaaaaaatgctaagATTTTTTTCTCAAGGGAACCAATGACTTTAAATAAGTTCCACACCTGATCAAATGGGGCTGGTGGTTTCCCACGGCAAAAATTGGATAGTGTCCATGTAGCATTCCTCAGCATtgatatttttgaattttcattcaattGAGCCAATAAGGGTAGGAGGGCACCATGACTGAGAACAAAGTCCCTACAACTGGGCGAGTCACCAGCAACATTACCCAGGGCCCATACAGCCTGTTAAAGGTCCGAATTTAATAACATATTACCAGATATTCAAGAAGAAAATGGGGTTTTGAATTGTAATTAGTTTATAGATGATCTTACAGAGAAGAAACAAAATTAACAAAGCAATTAACCTGCTCTCGAACATCATCACTGGGAGAGGTCAAAAGTTGCACAAACTTTGGAACAGCACCATGATCAATGACAACTCGGGTATGCTCTGAAGTCCCAGAAGCTACATTGGTCAATGCCCATGCTGCCTCAAACTGCAAGAATTATAAGCATAACTACCAAGTGAAATGTAGCTTATCGTTATTACAAACTTGTACAGATATACTATACCTGTAGTTGTGGCATATCATATCTTGAGAGAAATTCCACAAACCTGGGGACCACACCTGTCTTAATGACCTCTTCAATAGGTGGGCTCCTCTCTAGAAACATATTTAATTGCGTATCAATAACAGAATCTGTCCAAGCCCTGATAGATAACGAGCATATTATCTTCAGTATAAGTACACATACCAATTGATAGAAGTTTCCTGAACTGGGTAGTTGCTTCTAACTGCATAGCAGGATCATCGGACCATACTCCTTGCACCATTCCAGGAAGGCTTTCCAACTGCAGAGTACATAAAAATGATgatatcaaaagaaattttaacgGATACAGACAATAGAGATCAAATATCTGACAAAGTCAGCTGCTACCAGATCatctcttcaattttgtgcaaaccAGTTTTCCTCTATTCCCAACCAACATATTTCACACTATTTTCAATTTGGTTACATTTGAAaatacaaaatcaaataggtTTTTGACCCTATCCTGTCAGTATAAAAAGTTTAAACCAAAAAGATAAGCCAAAGAGTTAAGATGAAGTCACTTTTTGATTTGTAGATGCCCCTACATTATTCCAGAATTAAAAATGTTCATCCAATGAAACATGTCAAAGTCAAACTGGGACAGAAATAATTTACACACCATTATGTACTGAAAGATAAATCATGGCGCTTATTCTCACTGTCCTCCCAACACTATGATATCACTTCTTCCTtccaaaaaattatgaaaaaatcGGGCATGGTGCGTATAATCCGCGAGGATTTGCAATGTAACTCAGCCAGTACATCAACCAATGTCAATTGCAGAACTTTACAACCGGGAGGCACACCAtagatatttatattatttaaaaggaagaaaaaatacAGAAAAAAATATTGCTGTCATCTCCAAAAACTACACCAGCAGCTTAGCTACTGATAGAATTTTaacaacacaaaaaaaaactgCAACTTAATTTGCATATAAATTTGTTGCAGGCCTCACTCAAACCACAGAGCTGGCAAGGCTATATGCAATCCAGGCAATAAGGATTGACCAATATTCCAGGGGAACTAAAATCAAAGTAGTGAGGATCAGCTCTGCCATCAAAATCAGAAAAGTACTACAAATCTGAGAAACAACACTCATCATCCATGAGTATATATATCCCTCTTTTTAACTCAGAGAAATGGTCCAAAATATACGCTCTCCAGTTTATGTACTTCAATAAATGAAGCAATGACTCCGGTATGACAGTAAATACCAATATAGGGTCTGAAAGAAGCATCTATGGATATTTTGGTCAGTGTTGGGTGAAAAAGGATTAAAACCATTCATTTTGAGCTGACCATAAATGGGTTTCAAATGCTAGTTTCAGCTTGCTTCCAGGTGAAATCAATCAATTTGGTCAAAAGGAATCAATTTCCGCCAAAAATTCAAACCTTGATAGGTGAATCACAATACAAGCCCACCACTTGGTGAATCAAATCTTTGACCATATCATATACTAAAACACCGTCTACAGTGCATGTGGTAATAGCGCTGTGATCAATAAAGTCATGCGCAGCATTATTCATATaaattctaaaagaaaaagataaataatttgatcacaagttcacaacctgctatcaaaatcaaatttaattagACAAGTCCAATGGAATCATGGGTATCCATATAAGCAGTTGTGCATTGCACGTGGCTAGTGCCTAGTGCCATAGTCGATAAGTCATTTGCAGGCAAGATGAGCTTCCAATGAAGCTTAAAAATTGAGAGCCGCAAATGGTTCTATGGACGCATTTTCAACTCAAATTATACCCTCATGAATGATTAAATATTCCTAATATAGCACATTGACCATGTCTTGGTTCCCAAAAACAAGGTGACAACTCCTTCGCTCAGAAAAATGAGGGGCGAGAGTGGACCTGGTGGAAGCTTTCATTCCTTTGGTGAAAGTCATCAAAGGCTCTCAATGGTGAGTTTGATGTACTTGAACTTTGATGCCCCATGGCAGTCaaatattctactaattctatgATTCTATCTATCCAAAGCAATAACACATGTAGGAAATCAACA encodes the following:
- the LOC103715763 gene encoding importin subunit alpha-4 isoform X1, with protein sequence MSLRPTTRTEVRKKAYKTGVDAEEARRRREDNLVEIRKSKREDNLLKKRREALLQSATAAAAQLDHSTGIEKKLESLPGMVQGVWSDDPAMQLEATTQFRKLLSIERSPPIEEVIKTGVVPRFVEFLSRYDMPQLQFEAAWALTNVASGTSEHTRVVIDHGAVPKFVQLLTSPSDDVREQAVWALGNVAGDSPSCRDFVLSHGALLPLLAQLNENSKISMLRNATWTLSNFCRGKPPAPFDQTKVALPVLRQLIHSTDEEVLTDACWALSYLSDGTNDKIQAVIEAGVCPRLIELLLHPSPTVLIPALRTVGNIVTGDDAQTQVVIENQALRCLFQLLTQNHKKSIKKEACWTISNITAGSKAQIQAVIDANIINPLVQLLQHAEFDIKKEAAWAISNATSGGSNEQIHFLASQGCIKPLCDLLVCPDPRIVTVCLEGLENILKVGEAEKDLGRTGDINPYAQMIDECEGLDKIENLQGHDNNEIYEKTIKILERYWIEEDDEGQVVQGTGEGATFEFGANQPSAPSGGFKFG
- the LOC103715763 gene encoding importin subunit alpha-4 isoform X2, producing MSLRPTTRTEVRKKAYKTGVDAEEARRRREDNLVEIRKSKREDNLLKKRREALLQSATAAAAQLDHSTGIEKKLESLPGMVQGVWSDDPAMQLEATTQFRKLLSIERSPPIEEVIKTGVVPRFVEFLSRYDMPQLQFEAAWALTNVASGTSEHTRVVIDHGAVPKFVQLLTSPSDDVREQAVWALGNVAGDSPSCRDFVLSHGALLPLLAQLNENSKISMLRNATWTLSNFCRGKPPAPFDQTKVALPVLRQLIHSTDEEVLTDACWALSYLSDGTNDKIQAVIEAGVCPRLIELLLHPSPTVLIPALRTVGNIVTGDDAQTQVVIENQALRCLFQLLTQNHKKSIKKEACWTISNITAGSKAQIQAVIDANIINPLVQLLQHAEFDIKKEAAWAISNATSGGSNEQIQADLLPVQLPVIWSSFSGCLVAVDMKIEQ